One region of Deinococcus aerolatus genomic DNA includes:
- a CDS encoding metal-sensitive transcriptional regulator: MTTTPSASLPLTDTDEKVLKRLRRIEGQVRGLQRMIEEARDCHDILIQLSGVRSALDAAGEQILEQYASGCRAHPGEEITPQDVVRAVKLLRR; the protein is encoded by the coding sequence ATGACCACGACCCCATCTGCATCACTGCCCCTGACCGACACCGACGAGAAAGTTCTCAAGAGGTTGCGCCGCATCGAGGGTCAGGTGCGCGGCCTCCAGCGCATGATCGAGGAGGCGCGCGACTGCCATGACATCCTGATTCAGCTGAGCGGCGTGCGCAGCGCCCTGGACGCGGCCGGCGAGCAGATTCTGGAACAGTACGCCTCAGGCTGTCGCGCCCACCCCGGCGAGGAAATCACGCCCCAGGATGTGGTGCGGGCGGTGAAACTGCTGCGCCGGTAG
- a CDS encoding rhodanese-like domain-containing protein produces MTSPTFRMLMPLVSALMLVACAPNASSGFPTVTVEELKTAVDGGAYLLDVRTPAEFAEGHIASAVNLPLDEVEARADEVPADRPVYVICRSGNRSAQASTILNKANKDVRNVGGGMNDWSDAGYPVTR; encoded by the coding sequence ATGACCAGCCCGACTTTCCGCATGCTGATGCCTCTCGTTTCCGCTCTGATGCTCGTGGCCTGCGCGCCGAATGCCAGCAGCGGTTTTCCTACCGTGACGGTCGAAGAATTGAAAACGGCCGTGGACGGCGGCGCGTACCTGCTGGATGTCCGCACGCCCGCCGAATTCGCTGAGGGGCACATTGCCAGCGCCGTCAATCTGCCGCTGGACGAGGTAGAGGCCCGGGCCGATGAGGTTCCCGCAGACCGCCCGGTGTACGTCATCTGCCGCAGTGGCAACCGCAGCGCCCAGGCCAGCACCATTCTGAACAAGGCCAACAAGGACGTCAGGAACGTGGGCGGCGGCATGAATGACTGGAGCGACGCCGGCTACCCGGTGACGCGCTGA
- a CDS encoding rhodanese-like domain-containing protein encodes MFAFFKKLLGGASGPPSLTPQEAQALAKAGALILDVRSAAERKTAAIPGSTHIPLDELHTRLGQLPQQKTIICQCASGARSAQATRLLTSAGLDARNLRGGIAAWQGAGLPTKSR; translated from the coding sequence ATGTTCGCATTCTTCAAAAAACTTCTGGGCGGCGCGTCCGGCCCCCCATCCCTCACGCCGCAGGAAGCGCAGGCCCTGGCAAAAGCAGGCGCACTCATTCTGGATGTCCGCAGCGCCGCCGAGCGGAAAACCGCCGCTATTCCCGGCAGCACGCATATTCCACTGGACGAACTCCACACCAGACTGGGCCAGCTGCCCCAGCAAAAGACCATCATCTGCCAGTGTGCCAGCGGAGCGCGCAGTGCCCAGGCCACCCGCCTGCTGACCAGCGCCGGGCTCGACGCCCGCAACCTGCGCGGCGGAATTGCCGCGTGGCAAGGCGCGGGCCTGCCGACAAAATCCAGGTAA
- a CDS encoding TlpA family protein disulfide reductase, whose protein sequence is MNIGLDGIGLGPLNLSWQSLTLLLGLVTWFALARFAHAERAVLVTLLVARLWAALPGLSGDRPLLENLLDIVDMRRGGWAWLAGLLAGLLALWWPRRRFPPGLPRALALTLTVAALPGLLKPAPQGLQASLPTTPLPRLAASQVQPPAPVPTGGVVNFWATWCGPCRAELPLLEAQQMKGANIQLVNVGESAQTVGSFLTANRLGLQTWLRGQDLGAPLGVTGYPTTLAVSRTGRVVARHLGPLSGAQLRHLLELAKGAP, encoded by the coding sequence GTGAATATCGGTCTGGACGGCATCGGACTGGGGCCGCTGAACCTCAGCTGGCAGAGCCTGACGCTGCTGCTGGGGCTGGTGACGTGGTTTGCCCTGGCCCGCTTTGCCCACGCTGAACGCGCCGTGCTGGTGACCCTGCTGGTGGCGCGGCTGTGGGCGGCGCTGCCGGGATTGAGCGGTGACCGGCCGTTGCTGGAGAACCTGCTGGACATCGTGGACATGCGCCGGGGCGGCTGGGCGTGGCTGGCGGGCCTGCTGGCGGGTCTGTTGGCGTTGTGGTGGCCCCGGCGCCGGTTCCCGCCTGGCCTGCCGCGTGCGCTGGCGCTGACCCTGACCGTCGCGGCCCTGCCGGGGCTGCTCAAACCCGCACCGCAGGGACTTCAGGCCTCCCTGCCCACCACACCGCTGCCCCGACTGGCCGCTTCTCAGGTGCAGCCGCCTGCTCCGGTCCCGACTGGCGGGGTCGTTAACTTCTGGGCCACATGGTGCGGGCCGTGCCGGGCGGAGCTGCCGCTGTTGGAAGCCCAGCAGATGAAGGGAGCCAACATCCAGCTGGTCAATGTCGGGGAATCGGCCCAGACCGTGGGGAGCTTCCTGACCGCCAACAGGCTGGGGTTACAGACGTGGTTGAGGGGCCAGGACCTGGGCGCCCCGCTGGGCGTTACCGGCTACCCCACCACGCTGGCGGTCAGCCGCACGGGCCGCGTGGTGGCACGTCATCTGGGACCACTCAGCGGAGCCCAGCTTCGCCATCTGCTTGAACTTGCCAAAGGAGCGCCATGA
- a CDS encoding MBL fold metallo-hydrolase, with amino-acid sequence MYFKRFYDTDLAQASYMLGCQKTGECLVIDPVRDIAPYLEKAAAQKLRITHVTETHIHADYLSGSRELAQATGAALYLSDEGDADWKYGFGDVKVYDGSSFMVGNVKIEVRHTPGHTPESVSFLVTDTPRGDQPSMIFTGDFVFVGEIGRPDLLDEAAGGADTRFEGARQMFASLKNQFLTLPDFVQVWPAHGSGSACGKALGAVPTTTVGYERALAWWSSFVQNGDEQGFTDELLSGQPDAPHYYGRMKTQNKAGPALLGDVEPLGKLEPADVLTRLDKGARLIDTRTSGAHQAAAPERSVNLPDRNTLETWAGWLLEPERDYVLIAPADRAEALRRRLWMVGVDRVVGFVETTQGLTTHEARPFPASELPQHQGALVLDVRNKTEHQDGAIPGSMQLHAGQLPWKLDELPRDQEIVVHCQGGARSAAAASLLRTEGFNVSELAGGYEAWAKAQNEAQTA; translated from the coding sequence ATGTACTTCAAACGCTTTTACGACACCGATCTGGCGCAGGCCTCGTACATGCTGGGCTGTCAGAAAACTGGCGAGTGCCTGGTGATTGATCCTGTGCGGGACATCGCCCCGTATCTGGAAAAAGCCGCGGCGCAGAAACTCCGAATCACCCACGTGACCGAAACGCATATCCACGCCGATTACCTGAGCGGCAGCCGCGAGCTTGCGCAGGCCACGGGCGCGGCGCTGTACCTCTCGGACGAGGGGGATGCCGACTGGAAGTACGGCTTCGGGGACGTCAAGGTGTACGACGGCAGTTCCTTTATGGTGGGCAACGTGAAGATCGAGGTCCGGCACACCCCCGGCCACACCCCCGAGAGCGTGTCGTTCCTGGTCACCGATACCCCCCGCGGAGACCAGCCCAGCATGATCTTTACCGGAGACTTCGTGTTCGTGGGCGAGATCGGCCGCCCGGACCTGCTGGACGAGGCGGCCGGCGGCGCGGACACCCGCTTCGAGGGCGCGCGGCAGATGTTCGCGAGTCTCAAAAACCAGTTTCTGACCCTGCCGGACTTTGTGCAGGTCTGGCCCGCACACGGCTCGGGCAGCGCCTGCGGTAAGGCGCTGGGCGCCGTCCCCACCACCACTGTCGGCTACGAACGGGCGCTGGCGTGGTGGTCCAGCTTCGTCCAGAACGGCGACGAGCAGGGATTCACCGACGAGCTGCTCAGCGGCCAGCCTGACGCCCCGCACTACTACGGACGCATGAAGACGCAGAACAAGGCAGGCCCCGCGCTGCTGGGTGATGTGGAGCCCCTGGGCAAGCTGGAGCCTGCAGACGTCTTGACCCGCCTGGACAAGGGAGCGCGGCTGATCGACACCCGCACCAGTGGTGCGCACCAGGCCGCCGCACCGGAGCGCAGCGTCAATCTGCCCGACAGGAACACCCTGGAAACCTGGGCCGGCTGGCTGCTGGAGCCGGAGCGCGACTATGTTCTTATCGCGCCGGCTGACCGGGCCGAGGCCCTCCGCCGCCGTCTGTGGATGGTGGGGGTGGACCGGGTGGTGGGCTTTGTCGAAACCACCCAGGGGCTGACCACCCACGAGGCCCGGCCCTTCCCCGCCTCGGAGCTGCCCCAGCACCAGGGCGCTCTGGTCCTGGACGTTCGCAACAAGACCGAGCATCAGGACGGCGCAATTCCTGGCAGCATGCAGTTGCACGCGGGCCAGCTGCCATGGAAGCTGGACGAGCTGCCGCGCGATCAGGAGATCGTTGTGCATTGCCAGGGTGGAGCCCGCAGCGCCGCCGCTGCGAGCCTGCTGAGAACCGAGGGATTCAACGTCAGTGAACTGGCCGGCGGCTACGAGGCATGGGCCAAGGCCCAGAACGAAGCGCAAACCGCTTGA
- the modA gene encoding molybdate ABC transporter substrate-binding protein has product MKITLLVSTLLLSLGSAGAANLTVFAAASLTDAFADIGKAFDAKTGHTTLFQFAGSQALRTQLTNGARADVYASANSAQFDPLVKSGLLGSGQPFLSNRLAVIAPRNNDRVQTLTDLSKPGVKLVIADRAVPVGDYTRRMLSAIDKSGAYGKNFSGQFLKNVVSEEPNVRQVALKVQLGEADAAVVYSSDVTPALRPGVRVITLPTRFNQSASYPIGTLRNAASPEAAQAFVNFVLSGEGQAILKKWGFLKPR; this is encoded by the coding sequence ATGAAAATAACCCTTCTCGTCTCCACCCTGCTCCTGAGCCTGGGCAGCGCCGGCGCGGCCAACCTGACCGTCTTCGCCGCCGCCTCGTTGACTGACGCCTTTGCAGACATTGGGAAGGCGTTCGACGCAAAAACTGGCCACACCACCCTCTTCCAGTTCGCCGGATCGCAGGCGCTCAGGACGCAGCTGACGAACGGCGCGCGGGCCGATGTGTATGCCAGTGCCAACAGCGCCCAGTTTGATCCGCTGGTGAAATCCGGTCTGCTGGGCAGCGGTCAGCCTTTCCTGAGCAACCGGCTGGCCGTCATCGCGCCGAGAAACAATGACCGGGTACAGACCCTGACGGACCTGAGCAAACCGGGGGTCAAGCTCGTGATTGCGGACAGGGCCGTGCCGGTTGGCGACTACACCCGCCGCATGCTCAGCGCCATTGACAAATCGGGGGCCTACGGCAAGAATTTTTCCGGCCAGTTTCTTAAAAATGTGGTCAGTGAGGAGCCGAATGTGCGTCAGGTGGCCCTCAAGGTGCAGCTGGGTGAGGCGGACGCTGCCGTCGTGTACAGCTCGGACGTCACACCTGCACTGCGGCCCGGCGTGCGCGTGATCACGCTGCCCACCCGCTTCAACCAGAGTGCGAGCTACCCCATCGGAACACTCAGGAACGCTGCCAGTCCAGAGGCGGCGCAGGCCTTTGTCAACTTCGTGCTGTCGGGCGAGGGGCAGGCCATTCTCAAGAAATGGGGCTTCCTCAAGCCCCGCTAG
- a CDS encoding ABC transporter permease — MVIGALLVLFLVLPVAALLLRGLGAQFLPTLLGPVVLDALRISLLTTSCTMLLTVVLGTPVAWLLARYDFPGKTVLDTLLDLPIVLPPVVAGVGLLLAFGRSGLLGAPLELAGISVAFSPAAVVMAQLFVAAPFYLRTAKAGFMAVDPDVEDAARTDGADRWTVFRYITWPLAFTFLLEGLVLTWARALGEFGATILFAGSLQGKTRTITLAIYSALESDLAPALVLSAVMVLVAFSVLAVVRRWGSAHTAR, encoded by the coding sequence GTGGTCATCGGGGCTCTGCTGGTGCTGTTTCTGGTGCTGCCCGTGGCAGCACTGCTGCTGCGCGGGCTCGGCGCCCAGTTCCTGCCCACCCTGCTGGGGCCGGTGGTGCTGGACGCCCTGCGGATCAGCCTGCTGACCACCAGCTGCACCATGCTGCTGACCGTCGTGCTGGGCACGCCGGTGGCCTGGCTGCTGGCCCGCTACGACTTTCCAGGCAAGACCGTTCTGGACACGCTGCTGGACCTGCCCATCGTGCTGCCACCGGTGGTGGCCGGGGTGGGCCTGCTGCTGGCTTTTGGCCGCAGCGGCCTGCTGGGCGCGCCGCTGGAACTGGCCGGCATCAGCGTGGCCTTCTCGCCGGCCGCCGTGGTGATGGCGCAGCTGTTCGTGGCCGCCCCCTTCTATCTGCGCACCGCCAAGGCCGGGTTCATGGCCGTGGATCCCGACGTGGAGGACGCGGCCCGCACTGATGGGGCCGACCGCTGGACCGTCTTCCGCTACATCACCTGGCCGCTGGCCTTCACGTTCCTGCTTGAGGGCCTGGTCCTGACCTGGGCGCGGGCGCTGGGCGAATTCGGGGCCACCATCTTGTTTGCCGGGTCGCTGCAGGGCAAGACACGCACCATCACGCTGGCCATCTACTCCGCGCTGGAATCCGATCTGGCCCCGGCGCTGGTGCTGTCGGCGGTGATGGTGCTAGTGGCGTTCTCGGTTCTGGCGGTGGTGCGCCGGTGGGGCAGCGCCCACACAGCACGCTGA